The following nucleotide sequence is from Microbispora sp. ZYX-F-249.
CGGTGAGGGCGACGAAGGCGTCCTCCAGGTCCGCCGGCACGACCTCCAGCTCGCGGACGGCGCCCGCGCGGGCGAGGGCCATGACGGTGGCGTCGGAGTCCGCGCTGCGCAGATGGACCCGGCCGCCCCTGGTCTCCATGTGGCGCACGCCCGGCAGGGCCGCGAGCCAGGCGGACTCGCCGTGGGCCGTCACGCTCACCGTGGTCAGCGCCGCCGCCCGCTTGATCTCCGCGCTGGTGCCGTCGGCGATCACGCGGCCGTGGCCGAGCACGACGACGCGGTCGGCGTGCTCGTCGGCCTCGTCCAGATAGTGCGTGGAGAACAGGATCGTCTTGCCGCGGCTGGCCAGCCCGCGCATGCCGTCCCAGAACTCGCGCCTGGCCTCCACGTCCAGCGCGGCGGTGGGCTCGTCGAGGACGATCAGGTCGGGATCGCCGCACACGGCCGTCGCGAACCGCACGCGCTGCGCCTGCCCGCCCGACAGCCGGTCCACCCGGCGGTCGCGCAGCTCGCCGATCCGCGCGAGCGCGAGCACCCGGTCGAGGGGGAGGGGAGCGGCATAGGTTCCGGCCACGAAGGCCAGCAATTCGCGGACCGTCACCCGCGGGACGAGGCCGCCCTCCTGCGGCATCGCGCCGACCAGGCCCCGCCGTACGGCCTGCTCGGGGTCGAGCCCGAACAGCGCGGCCCGCCCGGAGTCGGGTGGCAGCAGCCCGAGCAGCAGCGCGATGGTGGTCGACTTGCCCGCGCCGTTGGGGCCGAGCAGTGCCACGGTCTGGCCGCGGGGGACGGCGAGCGTGAGCCCGTCCACGGCCCGTACGGGGCCGAAGTGCTTGGTCGCCGAGGTCAGGGACACGGCGTCGGGGGTGTTGGTGGTCACGGGGACGACGGTAGGCGGGCGCCGCCGGCCCGAGTAGATCGATCGGTACGGCCCCGGGCGGGACAAATGTCCCACCCGGAAATCTACATCGTAAAGGCGCTGGCTTGTTATGAAACCTGTGCCAGAACCGCCGCCAGGTCCGCCGGACGGGA
It contains:
- a CDS encoding ABC transporter ATP-binding protein, with amino-acid sequence MTTNTPDAVSLTSATKHFGPVRAVDGLTLAVPRGQTVALLGPNGAGKSTTIALLLGLLPPDSGRAALFGLDPEQAVRRGLVGAMPQEGGLVPRVTVRELLAFVAGTYAAPLPLDRVLALARIGELRDRRVDRLSGGQAQRVRFATAVCGDPDLIVLDEPTAALDVEARREFWDGMRGLASRGKTILFSTHYLDEADEHADRVVVLGHGRVIADGTSAEIKRAAALTTVSVTAHGESAWLAALPGVRHMETRGGRVHLRSADSDATVMALARAGAVRELEVVPADLEDAFVALTAKENA